One window of Elaeis guineensis isolate ETL-2024a chromosome 11, EG11, whole genome shotgun sequence genomic DNA carries:
- the LOC105061200 gene encoding thioredoxin-like protein CDSP32, chloroplastic gives MASIATTFFSRTPSSLPSFSKTISCPTSSTFLFLSTKKRSPPPSLRPPPPSPRATAATSGTQKPSVESDERIQQVHTVAEFDAALRSAKNKLVVVEYAASHSPNSRRIYPCMVELSRTCGDVDFLLVMGDESDETRRLCQREGVDKVPHFTFYKCMEKIHEEEAIGPDQLVGDVLYYGDNHSGVVQLHRREDVEALIDEHRGIEGKLVVLDVGLKHCGPCVKVYPTVVKLSRSMADAVVFARMNGDENDSCMKFLKDMDVVEVPTFLFIKNGKICGRYVGSGKGELVGEILRYQGVRVT, from the coding sequence ATGGCTTCCATAGCCACCACCTTCTTTTCTAGAACACCATCCTCCCTCCCCTCCTTCTCCAAAACAATCTCTTGCCCCACTTCCTccaccttcctcttcctctccacCAAGAAAAGATCTCCTCCACCGTCCCTCCGGCCGCCCCCGCCCTCCCCTCGCGCCACGGCCGCCACAAGCGGCACCCAGAAACCCTCCGTCGAGAGCGACGAGCGAATCCAGCAAGTCCACACCGTCGCCGAGTTCGACGCCGCCCTCCGGTCCGCCAAGAACAAGCTGGTCGTCGTCGAATACGCCGCCAGCCACAGCCCCAACAGCCGCCGCATCTACCCTTGCATGGTGGAGCTCAGCCGCACGTGCGGCGACGTCGACTTCCTTCTCGTCATGGGCGACGAGTCCGACGAGACCCGCCGGCTCTGCCAGCGTGAAGGCGTCGACAAGGTCCCCCACTTCACCTTCTACAAGTGCATGGAGAAGATACACGAGGAGGAGGCCATCGGCCCCGACCAATTGGTCGGCGACGTGCTATACTACGGCGACAACCATTCCGGGGTGGTGCAGCTCCACCGCCGGGAGGACGTCGAGGCTCTGATCGACGAGCACCGGGGGATCGAGGGGAAGCTGGTGGTGCTCGACGTCGGGCTGAAGCACTGCGGGCCGTGCGTCAAGGTCTACCCGACGGTGGTCAAGTTGTCGAGGTCGATGGCGGATGCCGTCGTGTTCGCGAGGATGAACGGTGATGAGAACGATAGTTGTATGAAGTTTTTGAAAGACATGGACGTGGTGGAGGTGCCAACCTTCTTGTTTATAAAGAATGGGAAGATATGTGGGAGGTATGTTGGGTCAGGAAAGGGGGAGCTTGTAGGGGAGATCCTTAGATACCAAGGGGTGAGGGTTACTTGA